In Geotoga petraea, a single window of DNA contains:
- a CDS encoding C40 family peptidase, giving the protein MDNFFKFALIGIIIAFVMNLSPKQVELKPSEINQWFNIAEKYDGVKYEYGGDSFEGIDCSGYIIKMYNSIGSYIFKYKNGYALDVSSQALYEYNTKYIEFGDLKKGDLIFYDVDNNSKIDHVMLYDRADAEGNIWVWDAAYKIDEKLINKVSHRKATEIFRKNPKYGRPLKLKLANDIFDLLK; this is encoded by the coding sequence ATGGATAATTTTTTTAAATTTGCATTAATAGGTATTATAATTGCTTTTGTTATGAATCTGAGTCCCAAACAAGTGGAATTAAAACCTTCTGAAATTAACCAATGGTTTAATATTGCAGAAAAATATGATGGGGTTAAGTATGAATATGGTGGAGATTCTTTTGAAGGTATAGATTGTTCTGGCTATATCATTAAAATGTATAATTCCATTGGAAGTTATATTTTTAAATATAAAAATGGTTATGCATTAGATGTATCTTCACAAGCATTATACGAATATAATACAAAATATATAGAATTTGGTGATCTCAAAAAAGGTGATCTTATTTTTTATGATGTTGATAATAATTCAAAAATAGATCATGTGATGCTTTACGATAGAGCTGATGCTGAGGGAAATATATGGGTATGGGATGCAGCGTACAAAATAGATGAAAAATTAATCAATAAAGTATCGCATAGAAAAGCAACAGAGATTTTTAGAAAAAATCCAAAATATGGAAGACCTTTAAAATTAAAGTTAGCAAATGATATTTTTGACTTATTAAAATAA
- a CDS encoding helix-turn-helix domain-containing protein, with protein MKMTYDKKSDSAYIYLNKNEKTKVLKTIEINNNINYNADLDENDNIIGIEILDFKKTYGYIPNSIDVDFLDQNDNLKVFTPDEVAKILKVNSDTVRKYIREGKMPASKIGNTYRITSKNITDFLNQNLINV; from the coding sequence ATGAAAATGACTTATGATAAAAAAAGTGATTCTGCATACATTTATTTAAATAAAAACGAAAAAACAAAAGTCTTAAAAACTATTGAAATAAATAACAATATTAACTATAATGCCGATTTAGATGAAAATGATAACATCATTGGTATAGAAATTCTTGATTTTAAGAAAACTTATGGTTATATACCTAACTCTATTGATGTTGATTTTTTAGATCAAAATGATAACTTGAAAGTATTTACCCCCGATGAAGTGGCAAAAATACTTAAAGTTAATTCTGATACTGTTAGAAAATATATTAGAGAAGGTAAAATGCCTGCTTCTAAAATCGGAAATACTTATAGAATCACTTCAAAAAATATAACTGATTTTTTAAATCAAAATTTAATTAATGTATAG
- a CDS encoding aldo/keto reductase, with translation MIGNSRIIYGTMWLGGGWDKEKVTKDAVDTAEKAFLTAVEIGIDLFDFADIYQNGKSEQVFGEVLKNNPNLRNKVKIQSKAGIILKSHSDVQRYNFSSSHLISSVENSLKRLNIDYLDSFLLHRPDPLMERSELKKAFDYLFDNGIIKSYGVSNMNQYQIDFIQNAVGRKASVNQLEMSLNKLDFLDNTIGVNNDESKNTTFTTGLMEYCIQNDIELQAWSSMAGGIFSGKPLGKDVEKRILETKKYVYELSNSKRTSAGSVVLAFLLNHPANIRPVIGTTNPKRIKELKDAEDIELSREEWYKLYVLARGKQLP, from the coding sequence ATGATTGGTAATAGTAGAATAATTTACGGAACGATGTGGTTAGGAGGAGGATGGGATAAAGAAAAAGTTACTAAAGATGCTGTTGATACTGCTGAAAAAGCATTTTTAACCGCTGTTGAGATTGGCATTGATCTTTTTGATTTTGCTGATATTTATCAGAATGGCAAGTCTGAACAAGTTTTTGGCGAAGTTCTCAAAAACAATCCTAATTTACGAAATAAAGTGAAGATTCAATCAAAAGCAGGGATTATATTGAAATCTCATTCAGATGTTCAAAGGTACAATTTTAGTTCTTCTCATTTAATAAGCTCTGTAGAGAACAGTTTAAAAAGATTGAATATAGATTATCTTGATTCATTTCTACTGCATAGGCCAGATCCTTTAATGGAAAGATCAGAGTTGAAAAAAGCTTTTGATTATCTTTTTGATAATGGGATTATAAAATCATACGGTGTTTCCAATATGAATCAATATCAAATAGATTTTATTCAAAACGCTGTTGGAAGAAAAGCTTCTGTAAATCAGCTGGAAATGAGTTTAAACAAGCTTGATTTTTTGGATAATACAATTGGCGTAAATAATGATGAAAGTAAAAACACAACATTCACAACAGGATTGATGGAATATTGTATCCAAAATGATATAGAATTACAAGCATGGAGTTCTATGGCTGGTGGTATTTTTTCTGGTAAACCATTGGGAAAAGATGTTGAAAAAAGAATTTTAGAAACGAAGAAGTATGTTTACGAATTATCCAACTCCAAAAGGACTTCAGCTGGTAGTGTTGTTTTAGCATTTTTACTAAACCATCCAGCAAATATTAGACCTGTTATTGGTACAACTAATCCAAAAAGGATTAAAGAATTGAAAGATGCAGAAGATATTGAACTATCCAGAGAAGAATGGTATAAGTTGTATGTTCTTGCAAGAGGGAAGCAATTGCCTTAA